The genomic region CTCTTTATGTATACAAAGAACACAATATACTATTGGTGTTGCAAAAAAAGAAAATAGAAAAATTAAAGATGAAGAATTTGAAACAGCTTGCAGTACTTCTTGTCCTACCAAAGCCATTACTTTTGGAGATGCGAACAATTCTAATAGTCTTATTTATAAAAAAATAAATAATTCTAGATCTTATAAACTTTTAGATTTTATAGGAGTAAGACCTAATGTATCTTATCAATTGAAAATCAGAAATAAAAGAAAAATGGAATAGAAAAAATGAAAATGAAAAAATTATGTTAAATCATTATGATTCTCCTATTAGACAACCCTTAGTTTTGGGAAAAAAAACATTCAAAAATATTACAAATGATATTTTAAATCCTATAAAAAATAAAGCAGGAAATCTATGGTGGATATCTTTTTCCATTTCTATTTTAGCTTTTTTATGGGGAGTGGGGTGTATTTTTTATACAATTTCAACAGGTATAGGGGTATGGGGTTTAAATAAGACAATTAATTGGGCATGGGATATAACCAATTTTGTTTGGTGGGTTGGAATTGGTCACGCTGGGACTTTGATTTCAGCTGTTTTATTGTTATTTCGACAAAAATGGCGTTTATCGATTAATCGTTCAGCAGAAGCAATGACAATTTTTGCTGTCATCCAGGCTGGGTTATTTCCAATTATTCATATGGGAAGACCATGGAATGCACATTGGGTATTACCTATTCCTAATCAATTTGGATCTTTATGGCCAAATTTTAATTCTCCTTTATTATGGGATGTATTTGCTATTAGTACTTATTTTTCTGTTTCTACAGTTTTTTGGTTTATGGGGTTAATTCCAGATTTTGCAATGATACGAGATCGTATTTCAGATCCTTTTCAAAAAAAAATTTATAGTATTCTCAGTTTTGGTTGGGGAGGAACATCAAAAGATTGGCAAAGATTTGAAGAAATTTCCTTAATTTTGGCGGGTTTATGTACCCCATTAGTATTTTCTGTACATACCATAGTTTCTTTTGATTTTTCTACTTCTGTAATTAAAGGTTGGCATAGTACAATATTTCCACCTTATTTTGTAGCAGGCGCTATATTTTCAGGTTTTGCAATGGTACAAACTTTGTTAGGGGTAGCCAGGAAAGTTCTTTATTTAGAAAATTATATTACCCGAAATCATATTGAATATATGAATATGATTATTTTATTGACAGGATGGATTGTATTATTAGCTTATATTTCAGAATTTATTCTTGCTTGGTACTCAGGAAATCCTTTTGAAAAATTTATTTATTTTTCTGTAGAAGCATCTAAAGGTCCTTTTTGGTGGGCTTTTTGGACTTTGATTATTTGTAATATTATTATTCCTCAATTTTTATGGTTTAAATCTATACGGAGAAGTTTTTTTTGGTCTTATGTGATAGCTATTATTATAAATATAGGAATGTGGTTTGAAAGATTTGATATTATTGTTTTAAATCTAAGTCATGATTATCTTCCTTCTTCTTGGACTGGGTTTATCCCTTCATTTGTAGATGTTGGAATTTTTATAGGAACAATTGGACTATTTTTTATTCTTTATTTATTATATATACGTGTTTTTCCTGTGATTTCACAGTCAGAATTAAAAACAATATTGAACCCTGATTATCCTGATCATAATAAAAAATAAAATGAAAGTAAATGTCCATGCATTATATAATAATGATAATACGTTAATAAATAGTATTAAAATTATACAGTCTCATAATTATGATATACATGAAGTATATTCCCCTTTTCCTATTCATAATCTAACAGAAATATTAAAACTAAA from Blattabacterium cuenoti harbors:
- the nrfD gene encoding NrfD/PsrC family molybdoenzyme membrane anchor subunit translates to MLNHYDSPIRQPLVLGKKTFKNITNDILNPIKNKAGNLWWISFSISILAFLWGVGCIFYTISTGIGVWGLNKTINWAWDITNFVWWVGIGHAGTLISAVLLLFRQKWRLSINRSAEAMTIFAVIQAGLFPIIHMGRPWNAHWVLPIPNQFGSLWPNFNSPLLWDVFAISTYFSVSTVFWFMGLIPDFAMIRDRISDPFQKKIYSILSFGWGGTSKDWQRFEEISLILAGLCTPLVFSVHTIVSFDFSTSVIKGWHSTIFPPYFVAGAIFSGFAMVQTLLGVARKVLYLENYITRNHIEYMNMIILLTGWIVLLAYISEFILAWYSGNPFEKFIYFSVEASKGPFWWAFWTLIICNIIIPQFLWFKSIRRSFFWSYVIAIIINIGMWFERFDIIVLNLSHDYLPSSWTGFIPSFVDVGIFIGTIGLFFILYLLYIRVFPVISQSELKTILNPDYPDHNKK